In the Alkaliphilus oremlandii OhILAs genome, one interval contains:
- a CDS encoding twin-arginine translocase TatA/TatE family subunit, producing the protein MFGKIGTGELVLILGIALVIFGPGKLPDLGKALGKSIGEFKKFSNDVKGDMDEIKKEISIDDVVLDKKETK; encoded by the coding sequence ATGTTTGGTAAAATAGGTACAGGAGAATTGGTTTTAATATTAGGGATTGCCCTTGTAATATTTGGACCTGGAAAGCTTCCGGACTTAGGTAAAGCCTTAGGAAAATCAATTGGTGAGTTTAAGAAATTTTCCAATGATGTAAAGGGAGACATGGACGAAATAAAGAAGGAAATATCCATAGATGATGTAGTACTTGATAAAAAAGAAACTAAATAA
- a CDS encoding YdhW family putative oxidoreductase system protein — protein MSMESEQKQSLNETVENKGVEAEAIEIDCAENTVGIIDVEADKIESMGWFIRDKSFEGQVCNAEEFLEEPFFLEVEELITSIDELKEREEFKDIYSKKGSNSLYLFSDKYVTENYADMLVMVEEKDLLKMVADTVRKESKTYPRPTSSKLFTLRPFNLSKEQFDGVLEQLKKKEEYKDIQESKASNGVLYLYSDEYMTKAHANSLTEWLEVEQRQNP, from the coding sequence ATGAGTATGGAATCAGAACAAAAACAATCTCTAAATGAAACAGTAGAAAACAAAGGCGTAGAAGCTGAAGCAATAGAAATCGACTGTGCAGAAAACACGGTGGGAATCATTGACGTTGAAGCCGATAAGATCGAATCCATGGGATGGTTTATCAGGGACAAATCCTTCGAAGGACAAGTATGTAATGCAGAAGAATTTTTAGAAGAACCATTTTTCTTGGAAGTGGAGGAACTGATCACATCCATCGATGAACTGAAGGAAAGAGAAGAATTCAAAGATATTTATAGCAAAAAAGGCTCAAATTCCTTATACTTATTTTCAGACAAATACGTAACAGAAAACTACGCCGATATGCTGGTGATGGTTGAGGAAAAAGATTTACTAAAGATGGTGGCAGATACCGTAAGAAAGGAATCGAAAACCTATCCAAGACCCACTTCGTCAAAACTATTTACATTGAGACCCTTTAATCTTTCAAAGGAGCAATTTGATGGGGTTTTAGAGCAATTAAAGAAAAAGGAAGAATATAAGGATATCCAAGAATCCAAAGCATCCAATGGCGTTCTGTACCTATATTCCGATGAATATATGACGAAAGCACACGCAAACTCTCTAACAGAGTGGCTTGAAGTAGAGCAAAGACAAAATCCATAA